One genomic segment of Desulfovibrio aminophilus includes these proteins:
- a CDS encoding DUF169 domain-containing protein, protein MNDLRERLDGLLEALGKAEEPVGVFYSDREPALGFAPKPGPPISAELEQSGAIDFRAVFENFSCVLGNIWMARKKGMPAWLTAERYGCPGASFHCGFHAPQLEFIARYVSTGAPQAAPGERYLPSPEAVRGYFAALSPRPAPARACVFKPLSLLEPGEQPEVVVFFARGEALGGLCQLACFASGDVEAVAMPFGAGCASILAWPLRYLEQGRERAVVGGQDPSCRKFLKVDELTFAAPWSLFEKMLAAWPDSFLAHHSWEDPRKKALRSRRTWGEDGAEAGRA, encoded by the coding sequence ATGAACGACCTGCGCGAACGGCTCGACGGACTGCTGGAGGCCCTGGGCAAGGCCGAGGAGCCCGTCGGCGTGTTCTACTCCGACCGCGAACCGGCCCTGGGCTTCGCGCCCAAGCCCGGCCCGCCCATCTCCGCCGAACTGGAGCAAAGCGGGGCCATCGACTTCCGGGCCGTGTTCGAAAATTTCTCCTGCGTGCTCGGCAACATCTGGATGGCCCGCAAGAAGGGCATGCCCGCCTGGCTCACGGCCGAGCGCTACGGCTGCCCCGGGGCCTCGTTCCACTGCGGCTTCCACGCGCCCCAGCTGGAATTCATCGCCCGCTACGTGTCCACGGGCGCGCCCCAGGCCGCCCCGGGCGAACGCTACCTGCCCTCGCCCGAGGCCGTGCGCGGCTACTTCGCGGCCCTCTCGCCCCGGCCCGCCCCGGCCCGGGCCTGCGTATTCAAGCCCCTGTCCCTGCTGGAGCCCGGCGAGCAGCCGGAGGTGGTCGTCTTCTTCGCCCGGGGCGAAGCGCTCGGCGGGCTCTGCCAGCTGGCCTGCTTCGCCAGCGGCGACGTGGAGGCCGTGGCCATGCCCTTCGGCGCGGGCTGCGCCAGCATCCTGGCCTGGCCCCTGCGCTACCTGGAGCAGGGCCGGGAGCGGGCCGTGGTCGGCGGCCAAGACCCCTCCTGCCGCAAGTTCCTCAAGGTGGACGAGCTGACCTTCGCCGCGCCCTGGTCCCTGTTCGAGAAGATGCTCGCGGCCTGGCCGGACTCCTTCCTGGCGCACCACTCCTGGGAGGACC
- a CDS encoding MarR family winged helix-turn-helix transcriptional regulator, translating into MKPAASLTPLSRLTLLVFRAQQAITRDGDRLAAPWGVTAAQWKALGAVSLAEGSATAAAVGRRMGMSRQAAAKQTRILAERGLLERRENPADARAPVYSLTPLGRATLEEIGAAWARRGKTLAKGLDDACLDEACGVLKGLLDRLEGPPGPPTGWT; encoded by the coding sequence ATGAAACCGGCGGCATCCCTCACCCCGCTGTCGCGGCTGACCCTGCTGGTCTTCCGGGCGCAGCAGGCCATCACCCGCGACGGCGACCGGCTGGCCGCGCCCTGGGGCGTCACGGCCGCGCAATGGAAGGCGCTCGGTGCGGTGAGCCTGGCCGAAGGTTCCGCCACGGCGGCGGCAGTGGGGCGGCGCATGGGCATGAGCCGCCAGGCCGCGGCCAAGCAGACCCGGATCCTGGCGGAGCGCGGCCTGCTGGAGCGCCGGGAGAACCCGGCGGACGCCCGGGCCCCGGTCTATTCCCTGACTCCGCTGGGCCGGGCGACCCTGGAGGAGATCGGCGCGGCCTGGGCCCGGCGCGGCAAAACCCTGGCCAAGGGCCTGGACGACGCGTGCCTGGACGAGGCCTGCGGGGTGCTGAAGGGCCTGCTGGACCGGCTGGAAGGGCCGCCGGGCCCGCCCACGGGCTGGACCTGA